One region of Hoeflea sp. 108 genomic DNA includes:
- a CDS encoding F0F1 ATP synthase subunit delta — translation MTQSSSPISGVAERYAGSLFELALESNAVAKVEADLGAFSALLEGSADLDRLIKSPVFSGEEQEKAISAIADKAKITGLAGNFLRLVARNRRLFALPGMIAAFRKIAAEHRGEVSAEVTSAHELTAAQQTELKTALKSVAGKDVAISVSVDPSLLGGLIVKMGSRQIDTSLKTKLNSLKLALKEVG, via the coding sequence GTGACCCAATCTTCCTCGCCAATCTCCGGTGTTGCTGAGCGCTATGCAGGCTCGCTGTTTGAGCTTGCGCTTGAATCCAATGCCGTTGCCAAGGTCGAAGCCGATCTCGGTGCCTTTTCCGCCCTGCTGGAAGGCAGCGCCGATCTCGACCGCCTGATCAAGAGCCCGGTGTTCTCCGGCGAAGAGCAGGAAAAGGCGATTTCGGCTATCGCCGACAAGGCCAAGATCACTGGCCTCGCGGGCAATTTCCTTCGTCTCGTGGCGCGCAATCGTCGCCTGTTTGCTCTGCCTGGCATGATTGCGGCCTTCCGCAAGATCGCCGCCGAGCATCGTGGCGAGGTTTCCGCCGAGGTGACGTCGGCGCACGAGCTGACGGCAGCCCAGCAGACCGAGCTCAAGACGGCGCTGAAGAGCGTTGCCGGCAAGGACGTCGCGATCTCCGTTTCGGTCGATCCGTCGCTGCTCGGCGGCCTCATCGTCAAGATGGGCTCGCGCCAGATCGATACGTCGCTCAAAACCAAACTCAATTCGCTCAAGCTTGCACTGAAAGAGGTCGGCTGA
- a CDS encoding DUF4345 family protein has translation MAFTFPWPVSQGEWLAWSSAVATLLFGAILFFAPRIAFRILRLQARPDNPEAIAQGRATMAGFFLGVGLCTILLAQPWLYIALGVSWLFTAFGRIVAMMSDGANTPYNWVAIVIELALAALPLGFVFGFWP, from the coding sequence ATGGCATTTACCTTTCCGTGGCCGGTCAGCCAGGGCGAATGGCTGGCCTGGAGCTCGGCCGTTGCGACGCTGCTGTTCGGCGCCATCCTGTTTTTCGCGCCGAGAATCGCGTTCCGCATTCTTCGGCTCCAGGCACGGCCCGACAATCCCGAAGCCATTGCGCAGGGGCGGGCGACCATGGCCGGCTTCTTCCTTGGCGTCGGTCTGTGCACGATTTTGCTGGCCCAGCCTTGGCTTTACATCGCGCTCGGCGTGTCCTGGCTGTTCACTGCCTTCGGCCGCATCGTGGCGATGATGTCCGATGGCGCCAACACGCCCTATAATTGGGTGGCTATCGTTATCGAACTGGCGTTGGCGGCCCTGCCTCTGGGCTTCGTTTTCGGCTTCTGGCCGTGA
- the atpA gene encoding F0F1 ATP synthase subunit alpha: protein MDIRAAEISAILKDQIKNFGKEAEVSEVGQVLSVGDGIARVYGLDNVQAGEMVEFPGGIRGMALNLESDNVGVVIFGADRDIKEGDTVKRTGAIVDVPVGPGLLGRVVDALGNPIDGKGPIVAAERRRVDVKAPGIIPRKSVHEPMSTGLKAIDALIPVGRGQRELVIGDRQTGKTAIILDTILNQKAIHVAGPEKEKLFCVYVAVGQKRSTVAQFVKVLEERGALEYSIIIAATASDAAPMQFLAPFAGCAMGEYFRDNGQHALIAYDDLSKQAVAYRQMSLLLRRPPGREAYPGDVFYLHSRLLERAAKLNDENGAGSLTALPVIETQANDVSAYIPTNVISITDGQIFLETNLFFQGIRPAVNVGLSVSRVGSSAQVKAMKQVAGSIKGELAQYREMAAFAQFGSDLDAATQRLLNRGARLTELLKQPQFSPLKTEEQVTVIFAGVNGYLDKLALNKVGKFEQGLLAYMRSEGKDVLDGIRTEKALSDDLRGKLKAHIDTFAKNFA from the coding sequence ATGGACATCCGCGCCGCGGAAATCTCCGCAATTCTGAAAGACCAGATCAAGAATTTCGGCAAGGAAGCCGAAGTTTCCGAAGTCGGTCAGGTTCTGTCGGTGGGTGACGGTATCGCCCGCGTCTATGGTCTCGACAACGTCCAGGCGGGCGAGATGGTCGAGTTCCCGGGCGGCATCCGTGGCATGGCGCTGAACCTCGAAAGCGACAATGTCGGCGTGGTTATCTTCGGCGCCGACCGCGACATCAAGGAAGGCGACACCGTCAAGCGCACCGGCGCCATCGTCGACGTGCCGGTCGGTCCTGGTCTGCTCGGCCGCGTGGTCGACGCCCTTGGCAACCCGATCGACGGCAAGGGCCCTATCGTTGCAGCCGAGCGTCGCCGGGTCGACGTCAAGGCTCCCGGCATCATCCCCCGCAAGTCGGTGCATGAGCCGATGTCGACCGGCCTCAAGGCCATCGACGCGCTCATCCCGGTCGGTCGCGGCCAGCGCGAGCTGGTCATCGGCGATCGCCAGACCGGCAAGACCGCCATCATCCTCGACACCATCCTGAACCAGAAGGCGATCCATGTCGCCGGTCCGGAAAAGGAAAAGCTGTTCTGCGTCTACGTCGCAGTCGGCCAGAAGCGCTCGACCGTCGCGCAGTTCGTGAAGGTGCTCGAAGAGCGCGGCGCGCTCGAATATTCGATCATCATCGCTGCGACCGCTTCGGACGCTGCCCCGATGCAGTTCCTGGCACCGTTCGCCGGCTGCGCCATGGGCGAGTACTTCCGCGACAACGGCCAGCATGCCCTGATCGCCTATGACGATCTGTCCAAGCAGGCTGTCGCCTATCGCCAGATGTCGCTGCTGCTGCGCCGCCCGCCGGGCCGCGAAGCTTACCCGGGCGACGTCTTCTATCTGCACTCGCGTCTGCTCGAGCGCGCTGCGAAGCTCAACGACGAGAACGGCGCCGGTTCGCTGACCGCTCTCCCCGTCATCGAGACGCAGGCCAACGACGTGTCGGCCTACATCCCGACCAACGTGATCTCGATCACCGACGGCCAGATCTTCCTCGAGACCAACCTGTTCTTCCAGGGCATCCGTCCTGCCGTGAACGTCGGTCTGTCGGTGTCGCGCGTCGGCTCGTCGGCCCAGGTCAAGGCGATGAAGCAGGTTGCAGGCTCGATCAAGGGCGAGCTCGCGCAGTACCGCGAAATGGCTGCTTTCGCGCAGTTCGGTTCGGATCTCGATGCCGCTACCCAGCGTCTGCTCAACCGTGGTGCGCGTCTGACCGAGCTGCTCAAGCAGCCGCAGTTCTCGCCGCTCAAGACTGAAGAGCAGGTCACGGTGATCTTCGCCGGCGTCAACGGCTACCTCGACAAGCTGGCCCTCAACAAGGTCGGCAAGTTCGAGCAGGGTCTGCTGGCGTACATGCGCTCCGAAGGCAAGGATGTCCTCGACGGCATCCGCACCGAGAAGGCGCTCAGCGACGACCTGCGCGGCAAGCTCAAGGCGCACATCGACACGTTCGCGAAAAACTTCGCCTGA
- a CDS encoding class I SAM-dependent methyltransferase, protein MTVPERISWALSHLGFEPVDRLLEVGCGRGVAIAMIAQKLGDGHVVGLDRSDSAVKAAKERNVDAIASGKVEIVESTLADYTAEAGRFDKVFAINVNLFWLEAMRELAVLKPMLAPGGGLFLFFEPPGISQIETIRRAVEIRLKGAGYLVDEVVAGPTPNTPLLGIIARPAN, encoded by the coding sequence ATGACCGTTCCCGAACGCATATCCTGGGCCCTGTCGCATCTTGGCTTCGAACCTGTGGATCGCCTGCTGGAAGTCGGGTGTGGCCGCGGCGTCGCGATTGCGATGATTGCCCAAAAACTTGGCGACGGTCACGTCGTCGGGCTTGACCGCTCCGACAGCGCGGTAAAGGCGGCGAAGGAGCGGAACGTCGACGCCATTGCCTCGGGCAAGGTGGAGATCGTGGAGTCCACGCTCGCCGACTACACCGCCGAGGCCGGTCGCTTCGACAAGGTCTTCGCCATCAACGTCAACCTGTTCTGGCTCGAGGCGATGCGCGAGCTGGCCGTGCTGAAGCCGATGCTTGCTCCCGGCGGCGGGCTGTTCCTGTTCTTCGAACCGCCCGGCATCAGTCAGATCGAGACCATCAGGCGCGCCGTCGAGATCAGGCTGAAGGGTGCCGGCTATTTGGTCGACGAGGTCGTCGCTGGCCCGACGCCGAACACGCCGCTTCTGGGCATCATTGCCCGGCCGGCGAACTGA
- a CDS encoding aspartate/glutamate racemase family protein, which yields MRKIGLIGGMSWESTAIYYRLINEEVRRRVGGLHSAKLLLWSFDFAEIAERQHADDWAGATDMMVEAARTLEQAGAEALVICTNTMHRMADDIQARVSVPLIHIADATAEAMKASGVSRPLLLATRFTMEQDFYRGRLADGHGIVATVPDEAGREIVHRIIYEELVRGVVKPESKAAYLQEVERLRSAPEGRDVDGLIMGCTEITMLIGRDDFDIPVFDTTAIHATAAVDFALA from the coding sequence ATGCGGAAAATCGGCCTTATTGGCGGCATGAGCTGGGAATCGACGGCGATCTACTATCGCTTGATCAACGAGGAGGTCCGCCGCCGCGTCGGTGGGCTGCACTCGGCCAAGCTTTTGCTGTGGTCGTTCGATTTCGCGGAGATCGCCGAGCGCCAGCATGCGGATGACTGGGCGGGAGCGACCGACATGATGGTCGAGGCGGCCCGCACCCTTGAGCAGGCGGGCGCTGAGGCCCTGGTGATCTGCACCAACACCATGCACCGCATGGCCGACGACATCCAGGCAAGGGTGTCCGTTCCACTGATCCACATCGCCGACGCCACCGCCGAGGCGATGAAGGCTTCAGGCGTCTCCAGGCCTTTGCTGTTGGCGACGCGCTTCACAATGGAGCAGGACTTCTACCGGGGCAGGCTCGCGGATGGGCATGGGATCGTCGCCACGGTTCCTGACGAGGCGGGGCGCGAGATCGTCCATCGCATCATCTATGAGGAATTGGTGCGGGGCGTGGTCAAGCCCGAGTCCAAGGCGGCTTACCTCCAGGAGGTCGAGCGATTGCGCAGCGCGCCGGAGGGCCGCGACGTAGACGGGCTGATCATGGGCTGCACCGAGATCACCATGCTGATCGGCCGGGATGATTTCGATATCCCGGTCTTCGATACCACCGCAATACACGCAACTGCCGCCGTCGATTTTGCGCTCGCCTGA
- a CDS encoding primosomal protein N', which produces MTADSPTRRAAPVLVPMPAERAYSYAVPEGMDVVPGSIVRVPLGPREVAGIVWDGPVEAVDPKKLRAIAHVFDCPPVNADMRRLVDWVAQYTISPPGMVARMILRAPEAFDPEPWTEGIVRTEASPDRMTSARERVLEMANDGMAWTRSGLAHAAGVSSTVVDGLKAQGVFETVMIPPRPVVAAPDTSYATAELVGEQQAAAQDLRELVAADRFGVSLIDGVTGSGKTEVYFEAVAAALDKGKQVLILLPEIALTQAFLERFQNRFGAKPAEWHSDLPPRMRERVWRQVAEGGVRVVAGARSALFLPFKELGLIVVDEEHDPAYKQEDRVFYNARDMAVVRAHIGGFPVVLASATPSVESRVNAEQGKYRRTVLSARFAEAALPHLATIDMRRSPPARGGFLSPVLLGKMRENLGRQEQSLLFLNRRGYAPLTLCRVCGHRFGCPVCSAWLVEHRFRGQLVCHHCGHNEKRPEACPECGTFDHLVACGPGVERIAEEVVHHFPEARTIVLSSDMLGGVKRLRLELEAIANGEADIVIGTQLVAKGHNFPNMTLVGVVDADLGLANGDPRAAERTYQLLSQVTGRAGRTGKKSLGLLQTFQPDHPVMRAIVSGDSEAFYDREINERERAALPPFGRLAGVIVSAATRAEAESHARGLRRAAKVAQDVHVLGPAEAPLAMVGGRHRFRLLVQADRKADIQGYIKAMLSEGPKVRGSVRVQVDIDPQSFL; this is translated from the coding sequence GCCCATGTCTTCGACTGCCCGCCTGTCAATGCCGATATGCGGCGTCTGGTCGACTGGGTAGCCCAATACACGATCTCGCCCCCTGGCATGGTGGCGCGCATGATCCTGCGGGCGCCGGAGGCCTTCGATCCCGAGCCATGGACGGAAGGCATCGTGCGCACCGAGGCGAGCCCGGACCGGATGACCTCGGCGCGCGAGCGCGTGCTCGAGATGGCCAATGACGGCATGGCTTGGACGCGCTCGGGCCTGGCGCATGCGGCCGGCGTGTCGTCGACCGTCGTCGACGGGCTCAAGGCGCAGGGCGTGTTCGAAACGGTGATGATCCCACCGCGCCCGGTGGTGGCGGCGCCCGACACGTCCTACGCGACGGCAGAGCTCGTTGGCGAACAGCAGGCGGCCGCCCAGGATCTGCGCGAACTGGTGGCAGCCGACCGCTTCGGCGTCAGCCTAATCGATGGCGTCACCGGCTCAGGCAAGACCGAGGTCTATTTCGAGGCCGTGGCGGCAGCGCTCGACAAGGGCAAGCAGGTGCTGATCCTGTTGCCGGAGATCGCGCTGACCCAGGCCTTTCTCGAACGTTTCCAGAACCGCTTCGGCGCCAAGCCGGCGGAATGGCATTCTGACCTGCCGCCGCGCATGCGCGAACGCGTCTGGCGCCAGGTGGCGGAGGGTGGCGTTCGCGTCGTCGCCGGGGCGCGTTCGGCGCTGTTCCTGCCGTTCAAGGAGCTTGGCCTTATCGTCGTCGATGAAGAGCACGACCCCGCCTACAAGCAGGAGGACCGTGTTTTCTACAACGCCCGCGACATGGCCGTGGTGCGCGCCCATATCGGCGGCTTCCCCGTGGTGTTGGCGTCGGCCACGCCATCGGTCGAGAGCCGGGTCAATGCCGAGCAGGGCAAGTATCGCCGCACCGTGCTGTCGGCGCGCTTTGCCGAAGCAGCGCTGCCGCATCTCGCCACCATCGACATGCGCCGGTCGCCGCCGGCACGTGGCGGCTTCCTGTCGCCCGTCCTGCTCGGCAAGATGCGCGAGAACCTCGGCCGGCAAGAGCAGTCGCTGCTGTTCCTCAACCGGCGCGGCTATGCGCCGCTGACGCTGTGCAGGGTCTGCGGCCATCGTTTCGGCTGCCCGGTGTGCTCGGCCTGGCTGGTTGAGCACCGCTTTCGCGGCCAGCTCGTCTGCCACCATTGCGGCCACAACGAGAAACGGCCCGAAGCCTGCCCGGAATGCGGCACCTTCGATCACCTGGTCGCCTGCGGCCCCGGTGTCGAGCGCATCGCCGAGGAGGTGGTTCATCATTTCCCCGAGGCCCGCACCATCGTCTTGTCGTCGGACATGCTTGGCGGCGTGAAGCGGCTCAGGCTCGAGCTGGAAGCCATTGCTAATGGCGAGGCCGACATCGTCATTGGCACGCAGCTCGTCGCAAAGGGCCACAACTTTCCGAACATGACGCTGGTCGGCGTGGTCGATGCCGATTTGGGCCTCGCCAATGGCGACCCACGCGCCGCAGAACGCACCTATCAGCTGCTGTCGCAGGTGACGGGCCGCGCCGGCCGCACCGGCAAGAAGAGCCTTGGCCTGCTGCAGACGTTCCAGCCCGACCATCCCGTCATGCGGGCGATTGTCTCGGGCGATTCGGAGGCCTTCTACGACCGCGAGATCAATGAGCGTGAACGCGCGGCGTTGCCGCCTTTCGGCAGGCTAGCTGGCGTCATCGTCAGTGCCGCGACGCGGGCTGAGGCGGAGAGCCATGCGCGCGGCCTGCGCCGTGCCGCCAAGGTTGCGCAGGATGTGCATGTGCTGGGACCGGCCGAAGCACCGCTTGCAATGGTCGGCGGGCGTCACCGTTTCCGCCTGCTTGTCCAGGCCGACCGCAAGGCGGACATCCAGGGCTACATCAAGGCGATGCTTTCAGAAGGGCCCAAGGTCCGCGGCTCAGTGCGCGTGCAGGTCGATATCGACCCGCAGAGTTTCCTGTAG